One stretch of Nocardia fluminea DNA includes these proteins:
- a CDS encoding DUF3089 domain-containing protein, producing the protein MSKPAEAFGQVLGLAIAVSVVMTAGVATAEPVAATTWLCHPAATGDPCDLPSDTTDLGTGQVDTPIRVDEADKPVDCFYLYPTVSDQVALNQDPVAQPEVQSIASFQAARFSDVCRVFAPIYRQVTLPALPVELAAGAGLIEVGYRDIENAWNDYLANDNHGRGVIIISHSQGTLMARKLIREHIDPDPELRERLVGAFLMGGNVTTAPGSRTGGDFTSIPLCNRRGEYGCVTAYSVAQNYPLFSLFGNAELGLLSLRWGLPYGPGYQVACTDPGLLSGDDSPQPITVPSAPFAFGIISILLGYSTFPDAPPHSDSTWTSTASRASGRCEENNGHHYYRISVPGPDRLNEIPLFESHLVDINYGYDRLVSIARQQTQAWLASN; encoded by the coding sequence GTGGCCACTGCGGAGCCGGTCGCGGCAACGACCTGGTTGTGCCATCCAGCTGCCACCGGTGATCCTTGCGACCTGCCCTCGGACACCACCGATCTGGGCACCGGGCAGGTCGATACGCCGATCAGAGTCGATGAAGCCGACAAGCCGGTGGACTGCTTCTACCTCTATCCGACGGTCAGCGACCAGGTCGCGTTGAACCAGGATCCGGTCGCGCAGCCGGAGGTGCAGTCGATCGCGAGCTTCCAGGCCGCCCGGTTCTCGGACGTCTGTCGTGTATTCGCGCCGATCTACCGGCAGGTGACGTTGCCTGCGTTGCCAGTGGAACTGGCCGCTGGGGCGGGACTGATCGAGGTGGGTTACCGCGACATCGAAAACGCCTGGAACGACTACCTCGCCAACGACAACCACGGCCGCGGCGTGATCATCATCAGTCATTCCCAGGGAACGCTGATGGCCCGCAAGCTGATTCGCGAACACATCGACCCCGACCCGGAACTGCGCGAGCGGCTGGTCGGGGCGTTCCTGATGGGCGGCAACGTCACCACCGCCCCCGGCAGCCGCACCGGAGGCGACTTCACTTCCATTCCGCTGTGTAACCGGCGGGGTGAATACGGCTGTGTCACCGCCTATTCCGTCGCCCAGAACTACCCGCTGTTCTCGCTGTTCGGCAATGCCGAGCTGGGCTTGCTGTCCCTGCGCTGGGGCCTGCCGTACGGACCCGGCTACCAGGTCGCCTGCACCGATCCCGGGCTGCTCAGCGGTGACGACTCCCCACAGCCGATCACCGTGCCATCCGCGCCGTTCGCGTTCGGCATCATCTCGATCCTGCTCGGCTACTCCACCTTCCCTGACGCGCCCCCGCACTCGGACTCCACTTGGACCTCGACCGCCTCGCGTGCGTCAGGTCGGTGCGAGGAGAACAACGGCCACCATTACTACCGGATCTCAGTTCCTGGCCCGGACCGCCTGAACGAGATACCGCTGTTCGAATCCCACTTGGTCGACATCAACTACGGCTACGACCGTCTGGTGTCGATCGCACGTCAGCAAACACAGGCATGGCTGGCCTCCAACTGA
- a CDS encoding VOC family protein — translation MDRSNFSVSLDVWPEHLSVGAVRFARPTARFDEVVVFYRDDLGLAVLAQWRDHDGYDGAVFGLPGAGVQLEITQHGSPPVIPPPHPENQLVLYLRGEQALRGMADRLTGRGHRPVVPANPYWARSGAVLFADPDGWLVVLTPWVFGEPLQAE, via the coding sequence ATGGATCGGTCGAATTTCAGTGTTTCGCTCGATGTGTGGCCAGAGCATTTGAGCGTAGGGGCGGTACGGTTCGCGCGACCCACGGCACGGTTTGACGAGGTGGTCGTGTTCTACCGAGATGATCTCGGATTGGCGGTGCTGGCGCAGTGGCGTGATCACGATGGATACGACGGGGCCGTTTTCGGGCTGCCTGGGGCTGGGGTGCAGTTGGAGATCACGCAGCACGGTTCTCCACCGGTGATACCTCCACCTCATCCGGAGAATCAGCTTGTGCTGTATTTGCGAGGGGAACAGGCACTTCGGGGCATGGCGGATCGCCTCACTGGGCGTGGTCACCGGCCGGTCGTGCCCGCTAACCCGTATTGGGCACGGAGCGGCGCAGTGTTGTTCGCGGATCCCGACGGCTGGCTTGTAGTGCTGACGCCCTGGGTTTTCGGCGAGCCGCTGCAGGCTGAGTAA